The DNA segment GCCCGGACCTACCTCGGTCTCGCCGTCCACGCGCTTCACCGTTCCCTTCCCCGAGAGGACGAAGACCTCGTGCTCCCACGGGTGGGCGTGGAACGGCGTGTGCCCGCCGGGAGCCAGCTCGAAGTGGCGCGCCGTGAAGTTCGGCGCCCCCACGTTGTCGCCCATCAATACCCGGATCGTGACGCCTTCCGCCCCCGCTTCCGTGACCGCCTTCCCCTCTACCGCTTCCCAGTGCGCGACGTGCA comes from the Thermodesulfobacteriota bacterium genome and includes:
- a CDS encoding cupin domain-containing protein, translating into MHVAHWEAVEGKAVTEAGAEGVTIRVLMGDNVGAPNFTARHFELAPGGHTPFHAHPWEHEVFVLSGKGTVKRVDGETEVGPG